In the genome of Candidatus Thermokryptus mobilis, the window GCTTGGGATCACCAAGGAAATATATTTGTCATCTTTTTGGTTTGTTCTATACTCAATCGTTTCCCATTTGGGATTTAAAATTAATATAATTCTTTTTGTTTACCTTGTTCTTGCACTTGCCTTTTGGATTGTTGTTTATGTATTAACATTTGATGAAGAGGACAAAAAGATGGTTATAAAAGTTCGTGATGTTATTTTAAATTATATATATAAAACAAAAAACGTCCCATTATGAGAATACCTTTTGTTATAGTGCGATATAATCGTGTCGGGTGGTTTGGTTTAAAAGCTAAATTAAAAATAATTCCGTATGAAAACTCTGACGTAATCGTTGCAACCGCTTGGCCCACAGCCTATTCTATTTATAAACTGTCTAAGACAAAGGGCAAAAAGGTATACTTTATCCAAGATTATGAGATATGGTTTGGACCCAAGGACCTTGTAGATAATAGCTATGTATTAGATCTGAATAGAGTGGTTTCTTCACCATATTTAAAAGAGTTGATCGAGGGAAAGTTCGGGGTAAAGGTGAAGGGGATTGTTCTTAACTGGGTTGACTCTATTTTTTATTTTGAGGGAGAGAAAAAATTTGACTTTCCATATAGAATCATTATTTTATATCATAGGGATGCTCGAAAGGGTTACAAAGAGGGTTTAGAAGTTTTAAAAATGGTAAAACAAAAGTATCCAGAAGTTGAAGTAATTATATTTGGAGTTAAGAGTCCGCAACGGGGTGAATTGCCCAGTTTTGCTCTTTTTTATAAGGGTCTATATGGTATAAAGTTGACTGATTTATATAAATCTGCTCATATTTTTGTCTCGCTGAGTCTTTCCAAAGATTGGCATTCATCCCCTATGGAAGCTATGGCAGCTAAATGTGCTGTTGTTGCGACCTCGGTTGGTTCAATGAGATATTTAGACATATCTAGGGAAACTGCTTTAATTTGTGAACCTGGAGATGTGGTTTGTTTAGCGGAGAATTTGAAAAAATTGTCAAGCAATGGTTATAATATCATTCGGAATTTTTTGTGGGAAATATCAGCCGAGAATTTTGAGTCAATTTTGAAAACATAATTGATGATAAAAATGGTTAAGATAACAGCAGTTGTTTTGAATTGGAATAATTTCGTTGACACATTTGAGTGTGTTATTTCCTTGAAGTCAAGCGTGATACCACTTTATAAGATAATAATAGTTGATAACAATTCCACAGACGGTTCTTTTGAGTCTTTAAGTGATTCTTTTTCTAACGACGAGACATTGATTTTAATTAAAAATGAGCGAAATGTCGGTTTTGCAGCTGGAGTTAATAGAGGAATAAGGATGGCTATATCGTTAGGAAGTGATTTTGTTTTCTTGATAAATAATGATGCTGTCATTGAACCAGATACAATTTTACATTTACTTAAAGCATTTGATGATACGACAGGTATATCAGGTCCAAGAATTTATTATTATGATAATCGCTCCAAGATATGGCAAGGTGGTGGATATTTTAGTTATTTAAAGGTTGGATTAAGAGTTCCAGAGAAAAATTTAGAAGTAGAAGTTTTTTCCAAGAATACAGAAGTTTCGTTTTTAACCGGTTGCGCTATGCTTATAAGTGCTAAGTGTGTCAATGAGGTGGGTTTATTTAATGAAAATTATTTTTTTTATTACGAGGATGTTGATTACTGCATTAGAACGATAAGGAAAGGATTAAAGTTAATTTATGTGCCACAAGCTAAGGTTTTACATAAAATTAGGGATGTTAAGAGGGAAAGAACATCACCGTTTGTGTTTTTCCATCTGGCTAGAAGCTTTGTGATTTTTACGCATTCAAATTTTAATATTTTATATTTTTTATACTCTATCCTGTTACATTTTCTGGTGTATACTCCTTATAGGATTTATCAGGTGTTGTCTGGCAGTAAAAATTTACAATCAATCAAGGCGTGGTTTGAGGGAACTATAGAGGGTTTAAAATTTGTAATAAAATCATAAGTTCCATTATGAACATTCTTATAGTTACCCCTAGGATTCCGTATCCCCCTTATCGTGGCGATAAGATGAGAGTATTTAACCTAATGGTTAATTTATCCTCAAACAATCAAATTTATTTGCTTACTCTGATTCGTGATAAGAAGGAAC includes:
- a CDS encoding glycosyltransferase family 4 protein is translated as MRIPFVIVRYNRVGWFGLKAKLKIIPYENSDVIVATAWPTAYSIYKLSKTKGKKVYFIQDYEIWFGPKDLVDNSYVLDLNRVVSSPYLKELIEGKFGVKVKGIVLNWVDSIFYFEGEKKFDFPYRIIILYHRDARKGYKEGLEVLKMVKQKYPEVEVIIFGVKSPQRGELPSFALFYKGLYGIKLTDLYKSAHIFVSLSLSKDWHSSPMEAMAAKCAVVATSVGSMRYLDISRETALICEPGDVVCLAENLKKLSSNGYNIIRNFLWEISAENFESILKT
- a CDS encoding glycosyltransferase family 2 protein; translation: MVKITAVVLNWNNFVDTFECVISLKSSVIPLYKIIIVDNNSTDGSFESLSDSFSNDETLILIKNERNVGFAAGVNRGIRMAISLGSDFVFLINNDAVIEPDTILHLLKAFDDTTGISGPRIYYYDNRSKIWQGGGYFSYLKVGLRVPEKNLEVEVFSKNTEVSFLTGCAMLISAKCVNEVGLFNENYFFYYEDVDYCIRTIRKGLKLIYVPQAKVLHKIRDVKRERTSPFVFFHLARSFVIFTHSNFNILYFLYSILLHFLVYTPYRIYQVLSGSKNLQSIKAWFEGTIEGLKFVIKS